A genomic stretch from Sphingobacterium sp. ML3W includes:
- a CDS encoding TolC family protein, with protein MKLKLIASLGVIWGMSLHGFSQTLKLKDALTRAVEQYDQIKSKQFVASAAKQHTVFQKQQYLPDLTLAAQQSFGTINAQHGPMYAYSGLASGATSMPLAEQNWNAAFGSLYFANINWNVYTFGRIKNQVLLGSIKEQTTEADLVQEIFQHKIKTSAAYLNLLASQRIKYVQEKNLDRAQVFYEMTTARAESGLIAEVDAQLAKAEVSNAKSLQIKSYDKELEYSKQLAILLNDDFKTYQLDTTYNTSIPNSTVVLPEASVEKHPFLLFQNSKINESLQTEAILKSNRMPAVSAFGVLQGRGTGFDWNYMQDNSAYSSNYFKGVGINRANYLLGASLSWNLTNIFRFDTRNREQKLYTQAIQREYEKHKKDFMAQSLLADSQLKNAIDNFKETEIQLSAASLAYKQHNALYENGLTTLVDYTQALYSLNRAEIDYEIAQNNVWQALLLLAAAQGDFNIFLHHS; from the coding sequence ATGAAATTAAAACTCATTGCATCATTGGGTGTAATCTGGGGAATGAGTCTACATGGCTTTTCACAGACCTTAAAACTCAAAGATGCCCTCACACGTGCCGTTGAACAGTATGACCAGATAAAATCAAAGCAATTTGTTGCATCGGCAGCAAAACAGCATACTGTCTTTCAAAAACAACAATATCTCCCAGATCTCACTTTAGCAGCACAGCAGAGCTTTGGAACAATAAATGCCCAACATGGTCCTATGTATGCCTATAGCGGTCTTGCATCGGGCGCAACATCCATGCCCCTAGCGGAGCAAAATTGGAATGCCGCATTTGGATCACTCTATTTTGCCAATATCAACTGGAATGTATACACCTTTGGAAGGATCAAAAATCAGGTACTCCTCGGCTCAATAAAGGAACAGACAACCGAGGCCGATCTTGTGCAGGAAATCTTTCAGCACAAAATAAAAACAAGTGCTGCCTATCTGAATCTACTGGCGAGCCAACGGATAAAATATGTCCAGGAAAAAAATCTGGACCGCGCACAGGTATTTTATGAAATGACTACCGCTCGAGCAGAAAGTGGGTTAATCGCCGAAGTGGACGCCCAATTGGCCAAAGCGGAAGTTTCCAATGCAAAATCCCTACAGATCAAATCGTATGACAAGGAACTGGAGTACTCAAAACAACTCGCCATCTTGTTAAATGATGATTTTAAAACATATCAACTCGATACGACCTATAATACCAGCATCCCGAACAGTACAGTAGTACTACCTGAAGCTTCCGTAGAAAAACATCCATTCCTGCTATTCCAAAACAGCAAAATCAATGAGAGCTTACAAACCGAGGCGATCCTGAAATCCAATCGCATGCCCGCTGTTTCCGCTTTCGGCGTACTGCAAGGACGCGGCACCGGTTTCGACTGGAACTATATGCAGGATAACTCAGCATACTCTTCAAATTATTTTAAAGGAGTCGGTATAAACCGAGCGAACTATTTGCTTGGAGCTTCGTTAAGCTGGAATCTGACTAATATCTTCCGTTTCGATACCAGGAACAGGGAGCAAAAATTGTATACCCAGGCGATCCAAAGAGAATATGAAAAACATAAAAAAGATTTTATGGCGCAGTCTCTCCTCGCCGATTCTCAGCTGAAAAATGCCATTGACAATTTCAAGGAGACCGAAATTCAATTGTCTGCTGCTAGTCTTGCTTACAAACAGCATAATGCATTGTATGAAAATGGCCTGACAACCTTGGTTGATTATACCCAGGCATTATATAGTTTAAATAGAGCTGAGATCGATTATGAAATTGCGCAGAATAATGTTTGGCAGGCATTACTATTGCTGGCCGCCGCACAGGGTGATTTCAATATTTTCCTTCATCATTCTTAA